The genomic region CCAGTTCGCTTCTTTTAAGGCCTCTAGGTATCCTACATTCAGCAGTTTAGCTCGATTAAATTTGGTGCTGCCAGCCTgtggaaaagaatggaaaaaacctctgaagAGGGTGACAAACCTTTTGAACCAGAACTGCTCCCAGGCTTTTGTTCTAATCACGTAGCTGACAACTGCATTTGTGCATCACGGCCTTTACAGAAGTAACTACCTGGAGAGCTACCATAACATCAGACACAGCACCAAAGCAGCCAATAATGCAAAGTGTTTCTTCAGCCTCTACTGGTCGTGAACAAATACAGCCAGGTCAAGAGAGCCCGTGGGGCATGAGAAATAGGCATGCTGTATGATGCAATTTTGCTACTATCGCTGCTCCTGTCCTGGAGTTCCCACCAGGCTATGTAAAAAAACCAGTATCCATAACCAGTTTTGAAACAGGAACTCCATACAGCTGTGCTAGTAAAGCTTATGGaagtttgtttatttaaaaaaaaaaccataacaaAACACTTAATTGGTTTATAGATATCAGAGTACATTCCACCTTTCTGCTTGTCCACTCGATTAGAGAGCAGTCCTTAAAGAATTCAAGGTATTTCCTTCGGTCAGGCAGTAGGTGGCAGAGTGGGAAATAAAAGGCAGGTTTCTTCGGGTTTGACTCCTATCTATAACCTTATTATTATGCTGCACAGGGACTCCCCCTGGCAAAGCACttcacattattatttttttttttcttcattgtttgcTTTTACTAAAGTTAGtgcagctttgctttgaaaaaaataacttttcaccTGtgaggtatatatatatagggatatatagatagatatatcTAggtacacatacatacacatacacacacccacacacctGGCAGTTTCATAAGCTGACCATGACACTGTTCACTCTGGAGCAACAAGTATGCTCATCtcactatttcttttttacagagCTGTACACACATTCCAGTCTAAAGCAGCTTTTCTAATCTTGAGAAAAAGGTGGTGAAGTTGCCTCAAATTCCCACCTAGGAGTCAGAGGGCCAAGCCCTGCACTGCCAGAAAGTGACAGAACAGTCATTTTCCAGAACTGCAAGAATAAAGAAGcaattttcaagagaaaagggTCATTTGCTAGAAGCTGCCTGGACAGAAAGAGGACCTatggaagatgaaaaagaaactggCCTCTCTTGTCTGAGAGAAGGTTGGCTGTAGAGAAAAGCAGTTGTATATAAAACATGTTTTTGCTAAGAAGTAACACTTGGCTCTGAAGCAGCAATTTCTTCACTTTCACCAACGGTCCCCTGTGCCTGCGCATAGAAGatttatttccaagaaaaaattGCATATAATTCCCTCAAAATCTATGACGTTGAATTCCTGAGTTTCTTGGGCTTGgcttttagttttgtttcttttttggttttgtttttttttttagagtgcCCTGTATAGGAAAACATCAGTCAGATAATTTTCTGCTGATGATGAAAACAAAAGTTACTGAATGAACAGAACTATTCAGATGACTGGTAAGGAACATACAGAGACCCTCAGTTGGTATCTGGTGTCAGCCCAATTCAACAGCAGTATCAACTACCTGTTCCTGTTTTGTCGTTCCCATCAATACAGTCAGCTACCACAGCCTACTTCctgcacaaagaaagaaaaagaaagctcaaATTGCTTTCCGAGAAGGGCAGGTCTTGGTGTTAAACAACATGCTGAACAATAGCAAAGTCTGCTCTCAACTTCTGTCAAGGAGAGATTtgtccttcttcctttccactGACTACAAGAAAAACTTAGGttggggaagaaattattcaccTTTTTAAGGATTACagactcacttttttttccagtactgCACTCATGTATGCACATACTAGTGCAGAGAAACactattttcaaaatttcacaAGTAGCCcataaaaaaagatatttgaaTTATGCCCTTAAATGACTCatagagaaaaatgaaaaagacccatttcttcatcttcctcaTGAGTACACTCTGTGTGTTTTAATAGTTAAATCCTGTTTAAATCATACTTCCTTGCCcagaaaatacttaaaacaaCTAATATCACAAATTGGTAGTAAAAATGGATTTGCCATAAAAGAGAGTTTTGTTAGACCCATTTTCAAGTCTTTGTGTGTGCCTATATGGAAAGGCTAAGCAAAAGCATCTACTCATACAAGTAAAAACTTTTACAGTGTAAGTTCAGACTTGACCTCGCTGctcacatcagaaaaaaaatttatatttctgtattacTTTTTGCTAGTATGACAAAAGTCATTCTCCATGTTTCAATAAATAAAGAACTTATGCCCATTCTCCCAATGATTTTTTTACTAACTAATCACTGCTTGCTAGCCAGCATAAAAGCCATTATATGTACAACTACAGTACATACTACTGAGGAAAAAAGCCTCATTGTTTCCACTCTACAAGCCACACGACAACTCTAAACGAAGAAAGAACAATCTATTCCAAATTAAAGTATATATCCTGCCCTGACTTCTTCTGCTGTTCTGCCATGCCATTCAGCAAAACTGGGATCTTGACATGCTTGAGAGATgagcccatgccaacctcatgaagctcaacaaggtcaagtgcagggtcctgcacctggttTCTCGCAATCCCCAACACAATTACAGGTTGGGCAGAGAATGCATCAAGAacagtcctgaggagaaggatttgggggtaTTGGTTGATGAGAAAGTCAACATAGgcagacagtgtgtgcttgcaggcCAGAAAGTCAACCatatccttggctgcatcaagagaacCACGGCCAGCAGGCCAAGAGATGTCATTCTTTGTTACACTCTTGGGAGACCCTACCGGGAGTGCTGCGTCCATATCTGGAGACCCCAATATAAGAAGGAGCAAGTCCAGAAAAGGGCCATGAAAATAatgagggctgaagcacctcccctacaaagacaggctgagagagttgggattgttcagcctggagaagagaaggctccaaggtgaccttatagcagccttccagtacctgaaggaggcctacagAAAATCTGGGGAAGGACTTCTTACAAGAGCAGGTAGTGTTTGAACAAggagtaatggctttaaactggaagaaggtagacTTAGATCacacattaggaagaaacttctcactatgagagtggtgagacactggcaggggttgcccagagaagttgtggctgtcccctccctggaagtgttcaaggccaggttggatggggctttgagcagcttggtctggtgggaggtgtccctgtcaTGGCAcggggggttggaactagatggtctttaatgtgcctcccaacccaaaccattcaatgaaAAGTGTAAGCTTTCAACAAGAATGAACTTCCTCATACTGGTTAACTGACTCTAGCctctttaaacagaaaaaagaaaaaatatattgcctttttgtcctgttgcttgaaaaaaatctgtttaaagtCAAAGCAGAACATGCAAGTAAATTATagtgaaagaaagcaaacacagtAAAAGATAAAGACAACATACTGAACAGGAGAAATCTTGTGTGAACAGAATGTAAACACATTAAATGAAAGACAATGTGCAATAAGTTTGTATGCTCAAATTTCAGCCACTGACTCAGCAGAGCTAGGAAGAatgcaaatacagaaattaatgaaTGTTTCTGGAACAAAATGCTCTGCCATGGCTACTTCTTCTCTTAGGCTTTGCTGGGCAAGTGAAGCACCTACAAGCAGTAGCCAGAGTGTTTAGTTTGAGACAGCAGAAATACAATCACATGATGCATACAGCTTACTAAGCAAGACATCCAGTACAGAGATGGGAGACAAAAGCTAGATACAAATCAAGGCATTTGATCCAAACTACTTCAGATCAAAGACAAACTGTAATAGCCTAGTCACTTATGTGTATACACATTAGTAATGCAGAAGATGCTTACCTTGAACACAACCTCAGAAACAGTGAGTTACTTAGAGAGAAATGGACACCAGTTGAAGGCGCTGTTTGCTAATactttcccagctctgctagGAGCAGCTGAGATCCCGTAAGGCTACCAGCAACAGCTTCCCACATCCTTGCATCCCTCAACAAGCAGAAGTGTTCAAAGCAGGCCTGGAGGACtgacagcagaggcagcagcatgcCTCCCCTCAGACTGCAGAGCACTGACTTCATCCCCACCCAAGCACCTCTCTGCACAGCTGCCTCACCTGGTGAACAACGTAGATGCCGTAgtccagctgctgcctttgtAGGAAGGGGTGGAGGTGCTGCAGAAGGTAGAGCAGGTGCTTCTCTCGATTGCGGTGTGGGATGATGATGGCCACACGCTGCAATGCTGAGCACTCTGTAGGGTGATACCGGCCCTTGGTTACCTGAGGGTTCTCCTTTTGAACTTCTTCTAGTGTTAAGGATGCTTTGAAAGTGAGTTTGCTGGCACCTCCTGTAGGAGAAGCACAAGAAACTTTCTCAAATTGTTTTGCAAATTGTTAAGCATTTAGTTACTTCAACTGACTACAGGGTAGTGAGTGATACTAAAAAAGGGCAGCTGGCCTATCACAGAAGTGCTGGCTAGAAACAGCTGTCAGGGCAAAGCTGTGAAAAGCCATCTCTACTTACAGCATGAACAAAAGCATCACAGGCTTAAGGCTATAAATTTCTAAGAACGTGTACCAAGGCTTTCTGCAGTCAAATGAAATTTTCATCACTTCTCTTGCACTAAGGTATCTTCCAGCCCCTCTGGACCtaacaaacccagaaaacaaaacaaaacaacacaggCAACTGTGAAGGCTACAGCTGGAGTAGTTTACTTAAGCAAATAAGTTTTGAGGGCAGGGATCAGTGTGTACAGCTAGTCAGCAGCAGTTTGAACTAGacagagaaggagggaagaatccagcttctcaaaaaaatccctaatcaggaagaagaagaaaacaatgacATGATACTGCAAAGTAGAAGCCTGGTACTGCTAGCAATACGAAGaccaataaagaaaaaaaaagtggaggaaTAAGAACAGCCAAATCAAGGAAACGATCATCTGTTGGAACCTTCACCGTAAGGAGTGCTAACCCCAAGGCAGCTGTGAAGTCCTTCAATTGTCCAAGAAGACAGACAAAAGTACATCTagtaacaaaaaggaaaaaattgaggaaaaggcaaaagatTTTCACTTCAGATAAAAAGAgtttaacaaaaaaagtaaaaactgtGCATGCAAGCaaggcaaaataaaattccttcATTACTGCCCACTGGCAGGCAGATGTTCGGCCATGTTCTTGGGCAGCAGGGCTTCAGCACACATGGCAGTTGCTGGGAAGATAAACACTGTAACTATGAACCACCCCCTTCCTCCTTTGCCACAGCTTTTCTTGCCAAGCATGATAAATGGTATGGTCATACAGTACAGAATATTCCTTTGCTGAGCTgccccagctgtgtcccctaTCAACCTCTTGACCACTACCAGATTTTAGGGGGCCAGGGAAAAGAGAGACAAAGCCTCAACAGTGTGCAAACACTGATCAGCAGTAGAAAAGTCACTGGTGAGCCACCTAGGCTGTTTTAACCACAGCTGTGAAGCACAGCACCATAGAGGCTGTTATGCCAGCCAGACCAAACACAGGAATGCTGTACCCCAAGCTGCTTGTTTACCCAGAACTGCTTATTGCTGCTGGCTGCATTGTATTTGTTTCACAGCAAAAGTGTCAATCCTTAAGACAGCcacttttaaatggaaataacaggaagaaaaccaagtCAGCAGTACCAAAGCAGATGTAAGTTGttaaaaaggagaggaaagcacCATCACTTACGCAGGTAGGGAGACAGCTCTGGGCAGAAATCCTGAAATGGTGTCACTGTGGGAACTTTTGCAATTAATTCaaccttctcctccttcttgcTGTCCTCCAGGCTTATTAGCTTTCTGAAATCCTGCACCAGGCTCCTAGCTTTAGAAATTTCCTGTCTGGAGTCCACAAAGTAACTGAATGTGGCCCATAGCACCACAAAACACAAAGTGATGAGCACCAACATTTTGAACTTATGGAAGAGATGGAAGACATACAACCTCAAGGCCATGGCTCTCCCTGATCTGCAAACTGTTTCCTCTGCTCTGATCCCGAGTCAGGCCACTGTATGCCCAGTGGGGATGAAATGAAAGGTCCTGAGAAGAACGTCACAGTAAGGAAGGAAAGCTGGAGGTAGGGAAGGCTGCCACACTTCCTGCAGTTTCATAGTTCATGGAGCCATAGTGCTGGTTTTGCTCTTCAAATGTTGGAAAATACAGTTCAACCtggacaaagagaaaaaggaaggagttATTTTCTACTCTCTTCACTGTTGCACTTTCACAGACTTCATAGAAAGATTGCAccacaaaacacagaagaaagagcaaatatGAACTACTGGCCAGAAACTAAACACTGAGCTTTGGTCCTGGCTCAGCCACAAACCAGCTGCATTATTTTaggcaaattattttcctgctttgttctCCACTCCCAGtcatctgtgggttttttcagatCAGAACAAAACTGCAGCCACTGTCCCATTTTACATCTGTGTACAGTGCCTGGCAATACATGGGCTTTACTACTTCTACTCCTACCAAAATTAGCAACAGCTGTGAGGCAAGAGATTCTGCTGGCTATGAGTAAAGCCAATTCCCCCATCAAAACAAAAGCCATATGAGTCCTTGCAGAATTAAATTGTCTTCTTCTGAAAGAGAATATCATTGATGCTCCATTGCTCTGCACAGCCTCACAATAATTGACTGGCATCAGAAATCATTTCTCTttgcctgctgcctgccagtCCCATCTTGTGGGGCTGTGGCCAGCATTCCCCTCTGACATGCTGCTGCAGGATGCACATATTCCCACTTTTCATGGGAAAAAGTTTTCCAGTGTTAGGTCTGTGAGGATCCAATCCTTTGTTCTGCTTCCCGCCCTCTTTCAAGAGCTGCATTTCCTCCAGCCTTTCACTGCCATCCTACTATGAAGTTTACCACACTTTGGTCTGGTATTGTGGTCTCATAGCagaaaaagaacacattttaaTAAAAGAGAGCTTTGATACTGAAAACACTCTCAAAAATTGCCACCTGTGAGAAGAACCAGGACTGAGACTCAGTGAAGCAAAGACAGCTATTCTTTAAGCAATGCAGACAGAACACACTGGatcaaagagaagaaacacaaaaatacagaagGTTATTTTATATCAGCTTTCAAAATATGAGACTCCAAAGAGATATTGCAGGCAGAAGGAACACTGCAACTCTACAATCCTACTAGTTTAGCCCTGGTGTCTTCTGCAAAAGTTTGCCAATTTAGAGGGATGTTCATGGAAGCCAGACTCCTAACTGAGAAGCTGAACTCAATGTGCTGCCCAAGCTTCTTGGGGTTGGCTGGGAAGGACAAGTTGCCACGCCTCCCAGCAGGCACTACTCAGAGTGGCCAGCCTGCTCTCCCCATCCACGTGTAGGTACACAGCAGAGTTTTAAGAAAGCAACAGTGTCTTCAGTGACCTGACCCCCAACAGCAAAGGACTTCCATAGGCACAGCAACCAAAGACAGCAGAAAGGAGGCCGGAGGGAAGGGAGCTACACTGGAGAGTATTATTGATAAGGAAAGgaggcaagaaaaaaaggagaggaaatagaaataatgacacactatttaaaatttttaaatattttaaaaccacgTGTTGAAATGGACCCCTCAAGTCCACTGTTTTACATACTCAGACCAACTACAAGCAATCATTTTCACCACGGTCCTGAAACATCAGAATCTCCATAAGTCCCACATACCAGTTTGCTTTAGCCACTTTTTAAGTACTCTTGTGGGTAGGTGTCAGTAACCAATACTATTTTCTGTCAGTCTTTTATTACGTTTTTCTTCATAACAGCTCAAAGTACCAAAACAATATAGAAAACACAATATTGAGAGTGCGGGCGGATGGTGGCAAGGACATTAAGACTtgtaaaaagaacaagaaagagGGAAGACAAAAATCTCAATTAAGTAGAAAAAGTAAGAGAAAGCATAGGGGTCTATGGAGATTCACTTTCCAGGCAAATAGGACACTTCAGTTTGAATAGGTAAATAGGTGAGAGCAATTGCTGACTTACAGttgagaaaaattaatcaaaaagtTTGAAGTGCATTCAATCAGAAAATGGATCAAACCTAGTAAAAAAATCTCCCCATTCAGACAATCTCTGCAACAGGTGTGAGTAAGACTCCTAattacacaggaaaataaaaagagaaggaaattaaatggGAACACTATGGGAATGGAAGAATGCTGAGATTTTCAATGTATATAGTTTGTTTCAGCAATGAATCTTACTTCCTACATTTTCCTGAGTCTTGCTGGCAGACATTCCATAATAATATAAATTAGCAGCCATGGTGCCCTGAGAGGTGACAGCAGAAATATCATATTCATACACTTGGCAtcaaataattcagttttgaaCTCAAGTCATGAGACCCTGTTATTTGCTTATCTAAACTCTATCTGCAGCTTTCCATGGGATAAtctaaattatattattattattgttatattATATAatcatatttaaaattactacATAATTATCCTTTTATAATCTCTCAGTTCCTGGGCAGCATTCAGCAGGTGAAGCTTTTCCCCAGAGGGAAGTACAATAAACCAAAGGTATCACTACATTTCCTGAATTTCCTTCTCCACCAATCCAAATGTGTTCCAGATTAAACTGGGTtgaagaaggaaacaaagttAAGATACTGAAGGTAATGTGTAGGGAATGACTGCCAACAAGTGTTTGCTAAAAATCAATGTATTAAATTCATAGCCTCCTGCTTTATCAGAAGTGGACTATGTTCTTAAAGTTGCCAACCTCTCATGCACAGCCAACAGCAAATGGGCTCCTTCcaacaagaaattattttcctacaaataaaataaataaatagagagGAACTatccatgcaaaaaaaatccataacaAAACATCGGGAAGTAATTGGCAGTAATAGTtagaagaaaaagcttctgaaat from Heliangelus exortis chromosome 1, bHelExo1.hap1, whole genome shotgun sequence harbors:
- the B4GALT4 gene encoding beta-1,4-galactosyltransferase 4 codes for the protein MALRLYVFHLFHKFKMLVLITLCFVVLWATFSYFVDSRQEISKARSLVQDFRKLISLEDSKKEEKVELIAKVPTVTPFQDFCPELSPYLRGASKLTFKASLTLEEVQKENPQVTKGRYHPTECSALQRVAIIIPHRNREKHLLYLLQHLHPFLQRQQLDYGIYVVHQAGSTKFNRAKLLNVGYLEALKEANWDCFIFHDVDLVPENDLNIYMCDTQPKHLVVGRNNTGYRLRYPGYFGGVTALTRDQFTRVNGFSNSYWGWGGEDDDLRIRVEMQKMKVVRPSAEVARYTMIFHKRDQGNEENAERMKLLGQVSRTWKTDGLNSCSYKLLSVEHNPLYVNITVDFSMQPKIS